The genomic interval GGCCAGCAAACGTTCCCACGCGGGTGTCACGAGGGCGGCGGCGCGCTCCGGACCACGTTCACCGCTCGGTAACCCGTACAGCGATTCCAGCACCGAGTGAACGACCGTGCCGCGCACCGCATACCGCGCCGGCGGTTCCGGAATGCGATCAATCGCACGCAATCGGTATTTCAGCGGACATTGTTTGAAATCCATTGCCCGCGACGGCGACAGCGCCGGCCGGGGTGATACCCGGGCTGCCGGGTCCGGGGTCGTCGTCGGTGGCGTGGCCATACCTGGCAGGCTATCCGGGGGCACCGACATAAACATCGAAGAACGGAGATCCATGACGGCCAGACGGACCGGTCCATTCACCAGCGGTGACCGGGTGCAGCTGACCGACGCCAAAGGCCGTCAGCACACCGTGGTGCTGGAACCCGGCAAGGAGTTCCACACCCACAAGGGGCCGATCCGGCACGACGAGCTGATCGGCGCCGACGAGGGCTGCGTGGTCCAATCCGCCAACGGCACACCGTATCTGGCGTTGCGCCCGCTGCTGGTGGATTACGTGCTGTCGATGCCGCGCGGCGCGGCGGTGATCTATCCGAAGGACGCCGCCCAGATCGTGCACGAGGGCGACATGTTCCCCGGTGCCCGGGTGCTCGAGGCCGGGGCCGGTTCGGGCGCGTTGACCTGCTCGCTGCTGCGGGCGGTCGGGCCGCAGGGCCGGGTGCTGTCCTACGAGATCCGCGAGGATCACGCCGAGCACGCGATCCGCAACGTCGAGAGGTTCTTCGGCGAACGTCCGGCTAACTGGGACTTGACCATCGGCGACGTCGCCGAACACGACGGCGGGCAGGTGGACCGGGTGGTGCTGGACATGCTCAAGCCGTGGGACGCGTTGCCCGCGGTCTCCCGGGCCCTGATCCCCGGCGGCGTGCTGCTCGTCTACGTCGCCACCGTCACGCAGCTCTCGGAGGTGGTGGAGGCGCTGCGGCAGCAGCAGTGCTGGACCGAGCCGAGGTCCTGGGAGTCGCTGGTGCGGCCCTGGCACGTGGTGGGTCTGGCCGTCCGCCCCGAGCACCGCATGCAGGGGCACACCGCGTTCCTGATCAGCGCGCGCCGCCTGGCCGACGGCGTCACCCCGCCCAAGCCGCAGC from Nocardia wallacei carries:
- a CDS encoding tRNA (adenine-N1)-methyltransferase, which codes for MTARRTGPFTSGDRVQLTDAKGRQHTVVLEPGKEFHTHKGPIRHDELIGADEGCVVQSANGTPYLALRPLLVDYVLSMPRGAAVIYPKDAAQIVHEGDMFPGARVLEAGAGSGALTCSLLRAVGPQGRVLSYEIREDHAEHAIRNVERFFGERPANWDLTIGDVAEHDGGQVDRVVLDMLKPWDALPAVSRALIPGGVLLVYVATVTQLSEVVEALRQQQCWTEPRSWESLVRPWHVVGLAVRPEHRMQGHTAFLISARRLADGVTPPKPQRRPSKG